A window of Gemmatimonadales bacterium genomic DNA:
CCGCCGGTGCTCGTCCTTGCGGCACCGAAGGCGCCCCGGACCAACGTCGAGGCGCTGCGTCTCCGGGGCGTGGACCTCGTGATGGCGGCTGGGCTTCGCCGCCAGCTGCGCGCGCTGAAGTCCCGCGGCGTCGAGAGCCTGCTGGTCGAGGGCGGCGGGGTGCTCGCGGGCCGATTGCTCGCGCAGGGGCTCGTGGACCGGTTGTACCTCATCACCGCACCGCTGCTCCTGGGCCGCGACGGCGTACCGGCGTTCGGTGCGCTTCGCGGCGTGCGGCTCGACCGGGCGAAGCGTTGGCGGACGGTCGGGCGTAAGCGGCTGGGCGCCGACACGCTCCTCGTCCTGGACCGGCCCTGATGTTCACCGGCATCGTCACGGCCGTCGGCATGGTGCGCGCGGTGAAAGCGACCGCGAAAGGGTTCGAGATCACGGTCGCCGCCCCGTATCGAGGGGTCGTCATCGGCGAGAGCATCGCGGTGGATGGCGCGTGCCTCACCGTCGTCCGCAGAGGCAAGGGTACGTTCGCCTTCCAGGCGGTGACGACTACCCGCGGCCGCACCAACTTCGGGTCGTTCCGCGCGGGGCGACCGGTCAACCTGGAGCGCGCGCTAAAGGTGGGTGACCGGCTGGGCGGGCACCTGGTGTCGGGGCACGTGGACGGCGTCGGGACGGTCGTACGCCGGAAGGTGCGGGAAGACGCGGTTCTCCTCGACATCCGCGTGCCCAGGCCGGTCGGGGCGCTCTCCGTACTCCACGGCTCGATATGCGTGGACGGTGTGAGCCTCACTGTCAACGCCCTGCCGAAGACCGGTGTGGTGCAGGTGTCGCTCATCCCCCACACCCTGAAGGCCACCACCCTGGGTGGAGCTAAAGCCGGGACCCGCGTACATTTAGAGGCCGACCAGGTCGGCAGGTTCGTGATGCAGGGGCTGGCGCCCTACAGGGCTGGCAAGGCGCGGAGGCGTTGATGCCGTTCGGAACCGTCGAGCAGGCGATCCGGGACGTCGCGGCGGGCAAGCTCGTGATCGTCGCGGACGACGAGGGCCGTGAGAACGAAGGCGATCTCATCGGAGCGGCCGAGAAGGTCACGCCGGAGATGGTCAATTTCATGGCGTTGCATGGTCGCGGCCTGGTATGCGTCACGCTCACGCCCGAGCGGTGTCGCGCGCTCGCCCTTCCTCAGATGGTCGACCACAACACCGAGGCGCACGAGACCGCGTTCACTGTGAGTGTGGATGCCACGGCGCGCTTCGGTGTCACGACCGGCATCAGCGCCGCCGACCGCGCCAAGACCATCCAGCTGGCCATAGATCCCGCGACGGTGCCCGGCGACCTGCGTCGTCCCGGCCACGTCTTCCCGCTCCAGGCCCGTCCGGGCGGCGTGCTCCAGCGCGTCGGCCAGACGGAGGCGAGCGTGGACCTCGCGCGGCTGGCCGGGCTCTATCCGGCGGGCGTGATCTGCGAGGTGCTGAACGCCGACGGCACCATGGCACGCCGGCCCGAGCTCGAGGCCTTCGCTGGGGAACACGGGATCACGTTCATCACGGTGGCGCAGATCGTGGCCCACCGTCTCCGGCACGAGCGGCTGGTGCACCGCGTGGCCGAGGCGCGGCTGCCTACGCCGTTCGGCGAGTGGTCGATCATCGGCTACCGGAACGACGTGGATCAGGCCGAGCACGTGGCGCTGGTGTTCAGCGACGTGGCCGGCCAGCCGGGCGTCCTGGTGCGGATGCACTCCAAGTGCCTGACCGGCGACGTGTTCGGATCCGCGCGCTGCGACTGCGGGTGGCAGCTCCAGACCGCGATGGGGATGATCGCGGCGGAGGGACGCGGCGTGGTGGTCTATCTCGACCAGGAAGGGCGCGGCATCGGATTGCTCAACAAGCTCAAGGCGTACGAGCTGCAGGACGCGGGACACGACACCGTGGAGGCCAACCAGCGGCTCGGCTTCAAGCCCGACCTGCGCGACTACGGGATCGGCGCCCAGATCCTCCTCGACCTCGGCGTGCGGTCCATCCGCATTCTCACCAACAACCCGATGAAGCTGGTCGGGGTGGACGGCTACGGCCTCGAGGTGGTCGAGCGGCTGCCGATCGTGCCGCCGCGCACCGAGGAGAACGCCGGGTACCTCGACGTCAAGCGCGACAAGCTGGGCCACCTCTTCACTCACTGATGGCCGAAACCCCGCAGGGCGCGCGACCCCTCGGGGGACGCGTTGGCATCGTCGCCAGCCGATTCAACGAGAATGTGACCGCGCGGCTCCTGGCCGGCGCGAAGGCGTGCCTGGCTGAGCGCGGCGTCCCGGACGAGCGCGTGGACGTGGTCTGGGTGCCGGGGGCGTGGGAGTTGCCGGTGATGGTGCGGGCGCTCCTGGTGGGCGGTGCGCGAGTCCCCTACCTGTCGCGGGTGCCCAACTCCTACGACGCGGTGGTAGCCCTGGGCGCGGTGATCCGGGGCGAGACGGCCCACTTCGACATCATCGCGGCTGAGGCGTCGCGGGGGTTGATGGCTCTCGCCGTCGAATATGGAGTGCCGGTGGGTTTCGGTCTGCTCACCTGCGACACGCTGGCGCAGGCGCTGGCCCGGGCCGGCGGCAAGTCGGGGAACAAGGGGTTCGAGGCGACCGCGGCGGCGCTCGATGTGGCGGGGCAGCTCGGGGCGCGCGATGCCGATACGCGCTGAGACGCGCTCCCGCGCCCTCGCGATTCAACTGCTATATGTGTGGGACGTGGCCGGCGGAGGGGCGGCTTCCGGCGCCGCGGCCGGCTGGGACGGCGTGCTAAAGCTCGCGACCTCCGGCCGTCGGGTCGAAGAGGCGGCCGTGACGTTGGCTCAGCAGGCCGTGGCGAGGCGGGCCGAGTTGGACGCGCATATCGGCCGCGCGGCGGACCGCTGGCGGATGGATCGGATAGGCGTGGTCGACCGCAACGTGCTCAGGCTGGGGACCTTGGAGTTGGCCTTGGGCAACGTCCCTCCCAAGGTCGCCATCGACGAGGCGGTGCGGATGGCGCAGTGGTTCGGCGGGGAAAAGTCGCCCGGCTTCGTGAACGGCATCCTCGACCGGGTGGCGCGGGACCTTGGGCGGTTGTGAAGATACTTCTAATAAACTGGCAGGACCGTACCAACCCGCGGGCGGGCGGCGCGGAGGTGCACCTGCACGAGATCTTCGGTCGAATGGTCGCGCGGGGCCACGAAGTGCACCTGCTGTGCAGCGGCTACTCCGGGGCCGCGGCCGAAGCGACGCTGGACGGGATCCGGGTCCACCGGGTGTCGTCGCGCTACGGCTTCGCGCTGGCGGGTCGGGGCGCCTTCCGCGCTCTTGCCTCTCAGGTCGCCCCGGACGTCGTCGTCGAGGATGTGAACAAGGTGCCGCTGAACCTCCCTTTGGGCTGGTCCGGCCCGTTCGTGCTGGTCGTGCCTCACCTCTTCGGCTCGACCGCGTTCCGCGAGGTGCCATGGCCCGTCGGCGCGGTGGTGTGGGCGGCGGAGCGGCCCATGCCGCGGGTGTACGGTCGCGCCGGCGTGCACGCGATCAGCATCGGCACGCGTGACGACCTGATGGCTCGCGGGTTCCGTGCCGAGGCGATCCGGGTGATCTATCCGGGGGTGGACACCGCGCATTTCACGCCGGATCCTACCGTGCCCCGCGAGTCCGTGCCGACCTTCCTGTACGTGGGGCGGTTGAAGCGTTACAAGCAAGTAGATGTGGCGATCCGCGCCCTGCGACTACTGGTGGGCGGGCGGTGGAGCGAGGCGCGGTTGTGGGTCGCCGGCACCGGGGAGGACCGCTCGCGTCTCGAGGGTATCGCGCGCGAGGCCGGCGTGGCGGATCGCGTGGAGTTCCTCGGCTACGTGAGCGAGGAGAAGAAGATCGAGCTGTACCGTCGCGCCTGGGCGGCCGTGCTGCCGTCCCTCAAGGAGGGTTGGGGGATCACCAACCTCGAAGCCGCCGGGTGCGGCACTCCGGCCCTCGCCGCCGACAACTCCGCGCTGCGCGAATCGGTGCGCGACGGAGAGACCGGCTTTCTGTTCACCACCGGCGACGCCGCGTCCTGCGCCGCCGCGATGGGTCGTATCGGGGAGGACGCCGGCCGGCTGGAACGGCTGTCATGCGCGGCTCGCGCCTTCGCCAAGACGTTCAGTTGGGAGCGCACCGCGCAGGAAACGGAGTCCCACCTCGAGACCGTTGCGGCCGCATGGCCGCGCGGTTAGGAGCGATGCCATGCTGACTACGATCACCGCCCGCCACGGCGAAGTCCCGGACGCGTTGCGAGAACGCGCCGAAACCGTGGTCGCGCGCCTGGCGCGCCTGGCCCACCGGCCGGTGAGCGCGCAGGTCACCTTCGACACCGACGGTCCCCGGGCGGCGGCTGAGCTCATCCTCAAGGCGGCGCGCGGCGCCGTGCTGGTCGCGAGCGCCCAGGCCACCGACCACCGCACCGCGCTGGACCGCGCCACCGCCAAGCTGCGGCGCCAGCTCGACAAGCGCGAGCCGAAACTCCGGCGCGCGGCGGCCGGAAAGCGTTAGGCCCCCGCTGAAGATCCGCGACCTCCTCGAGCTGCGGGGTGACCGGCTCGCCCTCGACGTGCTGTCCGGCGAGTCGGGGCTGGAACGCGAGCTTCCGTCCGGCGAGGCGTCGAGCCCCGGGCTGGTGCTGGCCGGGTACACCGGGCGTTTCGCGCCGGGCCGGGTCTTCGTGCTCGGCGAGACGGAGGTCACGTATCTCTTCTCGCTGGACGCGGCGGCGCGGGCCCAGTCGATCGAGACGCTGTTCAAGTACGACTTCCCATGCCTCTTCGTGACCAAGAAGCAGGAGGTCCCGGCCGAGCTGCTCTCCATCGCGGTGCGGCGCGACGTCGCCGTGCTGCGGTCCGCCCTGAAGACGGCGGAGTTCTATCACCGGATCATCCCGTTCCTCCAGGAGGCGTTCGCGCCGCACACCACGATCCACGGCTCGCTCGCGGACGTGTACGGCGTGGGGCTCCTCTTCATCGGGCGGTCGGGGATCGGCAAGAGCGAGTGCGTGCTGGACCTGGTGGAGCGGGGCCACCGCCTCGTCGCCGACGACGTGGTAGTGGCGCGGCGGCTGGGGCACGACGTGCTGATCGGCCGGGGGGACGAGCACCAGCACCACTTCATGGAGATCCGCGGCATCGGTCTCATCGACATCGCCGCGCTGTTCGGGATCCGCTCGGTGCGCCAGCAGAAGCGAATAGAAGTCGTGGTGCGGCTGGAGGACTGGGACAGCACCGCCGCCTACGAGCGGACGGGGCTCGATGGCGCCCAGACCGAAGTCCTCGACGTGACGCTCCCCCTGGTCGTGGTGCCGCTCAACCCGGGGAAGAACATCACCGTGATCGCCGAGGTCGTGGCGATGCGGCATCTGCTCAAGTACAGCGGCGTGGACTCGGCCCGCCAGTTCAACGAGAAGCTGATCTCCCGCATGCAGGGCCGGCGTGCCGCCCGCGAGTACCTCGAAGAGGACTATGAGTGAGCCGCTGGTGGGTGTCGTCCTGGCGCATGCGGAGGTCGCGGAGGCGCTGGTCTCCGCGGTGCGGGCGATCGCGGGCGACGATCACGGGCTCGTCCCGGTCTCCAACACCGGGTGCGACCGGGCGGCGATCCTGGCGCGGCTGGAGGCCGCGGTCGGCGGGAGGGCAGGGGTGATCTTCGCGGACATGCCGGGCGGCTCGTGCGCTTTCAGCGCGGGTGCGTTCGTCCGGCTGCACCCGGACGTCCGCGTAGTGACCGGCGTCAATCTCGCGATGCTCCTCGATTTCGCGTTCCACCGGGGGCTCCCCGCGGCGGACGCGGCGGCGCGCGCGGTGGAGACGGGGCGCGCATCGGTGGGGGGCATCGGCCGGTGAGCATCGACCTCTTCCGCATCGATGACCGACTGATCCACGGGCAGGTGGTCGTGGGGTGGGGGCAGCCGATGGGGATCGAGTTCATCGTGCTGGTGGACGACGAGGTCCGCGCGAGCGACTGGGAGCAGGAGCTGTACCGGATGGGCGTGCCGCCGTCGGTGGACGTCGCCTTCGCGAGCGTCGAGGAGGCGGCCGCGCAGCTCGCGGCCTGGGAGGCGGACCCCCGGAAAGGGATCGTGCTCACCGGAGACATCGACGGCATGGCGGCGCTCTGCGCCGGCGCCAATGACGCGATCACGCGCGTCAACCTGGGCGGCATCCACTACCGCGAAGGGCGCAAGGAAAGGCTGCGCTACATCTACCTCACCGACGAGGAGGCGGCGAAGCTGCGCGCCCTCGCCGCCCGCAACGTGGAGATCACCGCGCAGGACGTACCGACCGGCCGGGCCGTCCCGCTCAACGAGCTGATGGCGTGACGCTCGCAGCCGTCCTCGCGGTGATCGGGGTCGGGACGTTGGTGGGGCTCGACGTGGTCAGCGTGCCCCAAGCGATGTTCTCACGCCCCCTGGTGGCCGGCTTCTTGGGCGGCGCGGTCGTGGGCCGCCCGCTGTCGGGCCTTGCGATGGGCGCGCTGCTCGAGCTGTTCGCGATGGAGACGCTGCCGGTGGGCGCGGCGCGGCTGCCCGACTGGGGTCCCGGCGCGGTCGCCGCCGGGGCGGTCGTGGCGTCGTCGGGTCGGTCGAGTACTGCCGGCGTTCTCGGCGTCGTGCTGGTGGCGCTCGCGACGGCGTGGATCGGCGGGTGGATGGTGCACGCGATGCGCCGCGCCAACGCGGCGTCGGTGAGCGCGCGGACGACGGTGCTCGAGACGGGCGACGTCGCGGTGCTGCGGCGGATCCTGGCGATGGGGTTCGCGCGCGACGCGCTGCGGAGCGCGGTGCTGACCGCGCTCGCGCTCGCCGGGGCGGGCGCGGTGGCCTCGGTTCTGGAGCGGGGGTGGAGCGTCGCGCCGCTCGTCGCGCGGCTGGCGCTGGCGGCGGCGAGCGTCGGGGTAGGGTTGTGGAGCGCGTGGCAGCTGTTCGGGCACGGGCCGTCGGCGCGATGGCTCGGCGCCGGGCTCGGCGCCGGTACGCTGGTGGCGGTGCTGTGGACGTAACGCCGCTCCGGGTCCCGTCCCTCGGGGCCGTGCTGTCGCGGCTGTTCGTGTTCCAGGCTGCCTGGGACTACGAGCGCATGCAGGGAGTGGGCTTCGGGTACGCCGTCGAGCCGATCCTGCGCACGCTCCCCGGCGGGCCATCCGGCGAGCGGTACCACGAGGCGCTGGCGCGCGAGTCGCGGTTCTTCAACGCGCATCCTTACCTCGGCGCCCTGGCCGTCGGCGCGGCGGGCCGGGCTGAGCTGGAGGGCGAGGCGCCGGAGAAGATCGAGCGGCTGCGGGCCGCGATGTGCGGGCCGTTGGGCGCCCTGGGCGACCGGCTCATCTGGGCGGGATGGCTGCCGGCGTGCATGGCGGTCGCGCTCATCCTGGTCGGGTTCGGCGCGCGCGCCTGGGCCGTTCTGGCGTTCCTGCTGCTCTACAACGTGGTGCACGTCTACCTGCGGGTGTGGGCGCTCCAAGCCGGGTGGCGTGAGGGGCTGCACGTGGCTGCGGCACTGACGTCGCCGCTGCTGCGGTTCGGAAGCGAGATGGCCGGCCCGGTCGCGGCGGTGCTGGTAGGTGCCGCGTTGCCGATCCTGCTCGGGTGGCAGCTGAGCGGGTCGCCGCGGGGAGTACTGGCCCTGGGCGCCGTCCTCGCGCCGCTGTTCGCGCTCATAGTGCGGGTAGCCCGGCCGAGGGCCAACGGCATGGCCGTCGCCGCGGCCGTGCTGGCGCTGACATCGGTGTGCGGGGTGTGGTGGCCGTGATGGAGCAGGCGGTGCCGGTCGTGAACTCGCTCGGGCTGCACGCGCGGCCCGCGGCGCAGTTCGTGAAGGTAGCCAATCGGTTCAAGGCCAGCATCGCGGTGCGAAAGGACGAGACGGAGGTCAACGGGAAGAGCATCATGGGGATGATGATGCTGTCGGCCGAATGCGGCAGCGAGCTGCGCATCCGCTGCGACGGCGACGACGCCGAAGCGGCGATGGCGGCGTTGAGCGCGCTGGTGCGCGCCGGCTTCGGGGAGGACTGAGTGCCGCACCGGGTGATCCACGGCATAGCGGTATCGCCCGGCGTGGCGGTCGGGCCGGCGCTGGTGGTGCGCTGGGAGATCCCACGGGTCCCCGACCACGCCATCCGCGAGGATGAGGTGGAGGGCGAGATCGCGCGCCTGCGCGAGGCGTTCGGGTTCGCGAAGGAGCGCATCGCGCTGGTGCGGGAGAAGGCCGCGGTGCGCGCGGGCCCGGAGGAGGCCCGGATCTTCGACGCCCAGCTCATGATCCTCGACGACGGGGACCTGGTGGCCGGCGTCGAACGGCTCATCCGGGAGAACCACTTCGCCGCCGAGCGGGCGTTCGAGCTCAAGATGCTCGAGTGGCGCGGCCTCTGGATGACCAACGGCAGCACGCTGCTGAAGGACCGGCTGATCGACCTCACCGACGTCGAGATCCGCGTTCTGACCCGGTTGCTGGGTGTGGACGAGCCCGACATCCTCCAGGCGAGGCCGGACGGCCCCGTCGTCCTGGTGGCGAGCGACCTGACGCCGTCGCTCACCGTGCAGCTCGACCGGGAGGCGGTGCTCGCCGTCGCGTGCGAGCAGGGGACGCGGACGTCTCACGCGGCGATCCTCGCCCACTCGATCGGCATTCCCGCGGTGGTCGCGCTTCCCGACGTGCTGGCCAAGGTGGCGACGGGCGAGATGGTCGTGCTCGACGGCTGGGCCGGCACGCTCCAGGTCCAGCCGCTGCCCGCCGACATCGAAGCGGCTTACACCCGCGATCGACGCCGGCGCGCGCTGGACAAGGACCTCGAGGCCGCGGTGGCGTTGCCGGCGCGCACCACCGACGGGGCTGAGCTGGTGCTGCGTGCCAACCTCGACCTGCCGGAAGAGCTCGACGCGGCGGTGCGATACCGCGCCGCCGGCATCGGGCTCATGCGCACCGAGTTCCTGGTCGTGGGACGAGGCCGGATGCCCGCCGAGGACGAGCAGGCGGAGCTGTACCGCCGCGTGGGCGCGTCGTTCGCGGGGAACGACGTCGTGATCCGCACCTTCGACCTCGGCGGGGACAAGTTCCCGGCCGCGTTCAAGATGAGCGCGGAGGGGAACCCTTTCCTCGGCTGGCGCGCGATCCGGGTCTGCCTCGACCAGCCGGAGGTGTTCCGCCCGCAGATCCGCGCGATCCTGCGTGCCGCCGCGCACGCGCGCCTCAAGCTGATGATCCCGCTGGTCACGAGTGCGGAAGAGGTGGACGAGACCCGGGCGATGGTCAGCGAGGAGGCGACGGTGCTGCGCCGGGCGGGCGTGGATGTGCCGGAGCGGCTCCCGGTCGGGGTGATGGTGGAGACGCCGGCTGCCGTGATGATCGCCGACCGGTTGGCCGAGGTCTCCGATTTCCTCTCCGTCGGCACCAACGACCTGGTGCAGTACACCCTGGCGGTGGACCGCGGCAACGCTCGGCTTGCGTCGCGTTTCAACCCGCACCATCCGGCCATCCTGCGCTCGCTCGCGGTGGTGCAGCGGGCGGGGGCGAAGGCCGGAATCGAGGTCTCGGTCTGCGGCGAGATGGCGTCCGACCCGGTCTCCATCTATCTGCTGATAGGGCTCGGCTACCGCGTACTCTCCGTAGCCGCGCCCAGCCTGCCGCTGGTCAAGTGGATGGTCCGGCAGATCGACGCCGGGAGCGCCGCGGCGTGCGTGGCGCCGATGCTCGAGGCCCGCACCGCGGAAGAAGTGTCCACGCGGGCCCGCGAGGCTCTCGGCGCGGTGGTGGATCTGCGCCTCCTCGATCCCTCGTTATAGTTGCCAGCCCGCTCCGGCGCGGCTAGCTTGCGCCTCAACCGAACTCCTGAGAGCACCGACACTTGAGCAACGAACGCCGCTGGCTTTTCACGTCCGAATCGGTCACCGAAGGGCACCCCGACAAGATCGCCGATCAGATCTCGGACGCGGTCCTCGACGCCATCCTGCTCGACGACCCCGTCGCGCGGGTCGCCTGCGAGACCTTCGTCACCACGGGGATGGCCATCGTTGGTGGCGAGATCACCACCACGACGTACGTCAACATCCCCGCCATCGTCCGCGGGACCCTCGAGTCCATCGGCTACACCGACGCGTCTTTCGGCATCGGCGCCGAGACGTGTGCGGTGCTGACGTCCATCGACAAGCAATCGCCCAACATCGCGCAGGGAGTGGACACGGGCGGCGCCGGCGATCAGGGCATGATGTTCGGGTACGCGTCGGACGAGACCGATGCCCTGATGCCGCTGCCCATCCAGCTCGCGCACGGCCTGACGCACCGGCTGTCCGAGGTCCGCAAGAAGGGCGAGCTGCCGTGGGTGCGTCCCGACGGGAAGTCGCAGGTGACGATCGAGTACGAGGGCGACCGGCCGGTCCGGGTGCACACCGTCGTGATCTCGACGCAGCACGCGCCCACGGTCGGCAAGGAAGAGATCACGCGCCAGATCATCGACCACGTCATCAGGCCGGTGCTGGGCGAGTGGATCAACGGCGGCGACCCCACCTACCACATCAACCCGACGGGGCTCTTCGTGGTCGGCGGGCCGCAGGGCGATGCGGGGCTCACCGGGCGCAAGATCATCGTGGACACCTACGGCGGCTTCGCGCGGCACGGCGGGGGGGCCTTCAGCGGGAAGGACCCGACGAAGGTGGACCGCTCGGCTGCCTATGCGGCGCGCTGGGTGGCCAAGAACATCGTCGCGGGCGGTTTGGCGAAGCGGTGCGAGGTGCAGCTAGCCTACGCCATCGGCGTGGTGCAGCCGGTATCCCTGCTGGTGCACACCTTCGGCACCTCGGCGCTGTCCGAGCCGGTGCTCGAGAACGCGGTGCGCGAGCAGTTCGACCTGTCGCCGCTCGGCATCATCGAAGCGCTCGACCTGCGCAAGCCCATCTACCGCCCGACCGCCGCGTACGGCCACTTCGGCCGGAAGCCGGAGCGGCTCAAGGTCAGCGGCGTCGATAAGGGCAACGAAATGATGGTGGACCTCTTCAACTGGGAGCGGACCGACCGTGCGGCCGAGCTCCGTGAAGCCGCGAACCGTTTGGCCGGCGCCGCGAAGGTGCCCGCCGCCAGGAGATAGTCGAGAATGGCAGTAGCCACGAAGACCCCGAGTTTCGACGTCAAGGACCTCGCGATGGCGGACGAGGGACGCCGCCGCACCGAATGGGCGGAGCGCTCGATGCCGGTGCTGAGGCTCATCCGCGAGCGGTTCACCGTCGAGCGGCCGCTGGCGGGCAAGCGCCTCGCCGCGTGTCTGCACGTCACCTCCGAGACCGCGAACCTCGCCATCACGCTGAAGGCGGGCGGCGCCGACGTGGTGCTCTGCGCCTCCAACCCGCTCTCGACGCAGGACGACGTCGGGGCGCACCTGGTGCGCGACCACGGCATCGCCGTCTACGCGATAAAGGGCGAGGACCACGAGACCTACTACGAGCACATCCGGGCCGCGCTGGCCCACCGGTCCGACATCACGATGGACGACGGCGCCGACCTGGTGGGCGCGCTCCACATGATCGCGCTGAACCGGCTGGACGACCTCGCGCCGCCGGTGCGGAAGTGGGTCGAGGGGCTCTCGAGCGACGAGCGCGCCCAGCTGCTGCGGGGTGTGATCGGCTCGACCGAGGAGACGACGACCGGCGTT
This region includes:
- the metK gene encoding methionine adenosyltransferase; the encoded protein is MSNERRWLFTSESVTEGHPDKIADQISDAVLDAILLDDPVARVACETFVTTGMAIVGGEITTTTYVNIPAIVRGTLESIGYTDASFGIGAETCAVLTSIDKQSPNIAQGVDTGGAGDQGMMFGYASDETDALMPLPIQLAHGLTHRLSEVRKKGELPWVRPDGKSQVTIEYEGDRPVRVHTVVISTQHAPTVGKEEITRQIIDHVIRPVLGEWINGGDPTYHINPTGLFVVGGPQGDAGLTGRKIIVDTYGGFARHGGGAFSGKDPTKVDRSAAYAARWVAKNIVAGGLAKRCEVQLAYAIGVVQPVSLLVHTFGTSALSEPVLENAVREQFDLSPLGIIEALDLRKPIYRPTAAYGHFGRKPERLKVSGVDKGNEMMVDLFNWERTDRAAELREAANRLAGAAKVPAARR